One genomic window of Medicago truncatula cultivar Jemalong A17 chromosome 1, MtrunA17r5.0-ANR, whole genome shotgun sequence includes the following:
- the LOC11410018 gene encoding protein LIGHT-DEPENDENT SHORT HYPOCOTYLS 2, with the protein MDLVSSGSTNQSVESPTSGSSMTNNSTGSGSSTSTPTSSRYENQKRRDWNTFCQYLRNHRPPLSLALCSGSHVLEFLNYLDQFGKTKVHNHPCPFFGIPNPPAPCPCPLRQAWGSLDALIGRLRAAYEENGGRPETNPFGSRSVRIYLRDVRDFQAKSRGVSYEKKRKRPKPKVSATTSSAT; encoded by the coding sequence atggatttgGTTTCATCAGGATCAACAAACCAGAGTGTAGAGAGTCCAACAAGTGGATCTTCAATGACCAACAATAGCACTGGAAGTGGAAGTTCAACATCAACTCCAACTTCAAGCCGTTATGAAAACCAAAAGAGAAGAGACTGGAACACATTCTGTCAGTATCTCAGAAACCACCGTCCACCACTCTCATTAGCCCTATGCAGTGGTTCTCATGTCCTTGAGTTTCTGAACTATCTTGACCAGTTTGGGAAAACCAAAGTTCACAACCATCCTTGTCCTTTCTTTGGCATCCCTAATCCACCAGCTCCTTGTCCATGTCCTCTTCGTCAAGCGTGGGGTAGTCTCGACGCTCTCATCGGTCGCCTTCGTGCTGCTTACGAAGAGAACGGTGGTCGGCCTGAGACTAACCCTTTTGGTTCTCGTTCTGTTAGGATTTATTTAAGGGACGTTCGTGATTTTCAAGCAAAATCTAGAGGGGTTAGCtatgaaaagaaaaggaagaggcCTAAACCTAAGGTATCTGCAACAACTTCTAGTGCTACTTAA
- the LOC11405591 gene encoding probable low-specificity L-threonine aldolase 1 isoform X3: MAPPSLLETATVVEKMVTRNVDLRSDTVTKPTEAMRAAMASAEVDDDVLGYDPTALLLETEMAKMMGKEAALFVPSGTMGNLICVLVHCDIRGSEVILGDNCHINIYENGGISTIGGVHPRQVKNNDDGTIDIDLIEAAIRDPRGELMFPSTRLICLENSHANSGGRCLSVEYTDRVGEVAKKHGLKLHIDGARIFNASAALGVPVDRLVEAADSVSVCLSKGIGAPVGSVIVGSKNFITKAKRLRKTLGGGMRQIGILCAAALVALKENVGKLESDHKKTRLLADGLNEIKGLRVNPCSIETNIIFIDIVDGSRTTTEKIFKYLEERGILLMQEKASRLRVVLHHQISASDVQYTLSCFQQAVQIENGN, encoded by the exons ATGGCTCCTCCAAGTTTACTTGAAACAGCGACAG TTGTAGAGAAAATGGTAACTAGAAATGTGGATCTTCGGTCAGACACGGTGACAAAGCCAACTGAGGCAATGAGGGCTGCTATGGCAAGTGCTGAAGTTGACGATGATGTTCTTGGCTATGATCCAACAGCTTTACTCTTGGAGACAGAGATGGCAAAGATGATGGGAAAGGAAGCAGCTCTTTTTGTTCCATCAGGGACTATGGGGAACCTTATTTGTGTTCTTGTTCATTGTGATATTAGGGGGAGTGAAGTTATTCTTGGAGACAATTGCCATATCAATATTTATGAGAATGGTGGTATTTCAACTATCGGCGGTGTACATCCGAGACAGGTCAAAAATAACGATGATGGAACTATAGACATTGATTTGATTGAGGCTGCCATTAGAGATCCTAGGGGGGAGCTAATGTTTCCATCAACGAGGCTTATTTGCTTGGAAAACAGTCATGCAAA CTCGGGTGGAAGATGTCTCTCAGTTGAATACACAGATAGAGTTGGAGAGGTTGCTAAGAAGCACGGATTGAAGCTTCACATTGATGGAGCCCGTATTTTTAATGCATCAGCT GCACTCGGTGTTCCTGTGGATAGGCTTGTCGAAGCCGCTGATTCAGTTTCA GTTTGCCTATCTAAAGGTATAGGTGCTCCAGTTGGATCTGTTATTGTTGGTTCCAAGAACTTCATCACCAAG GCTAAGCGACTCCGGAAAACCTTGGGTGGTGGAATGAGACAGATTGGCATCCTTTGTGCTGCTGCACTTGTTGCCTTAAAGGAAAATGTTGGAAAGCTGGAAAGTGATCACAAGAAAACTAGACTTTTGGCTG ATGGATTGAATGAAATTAAAGGACTCAGAGTTAATCCCTGCTCTATTGAGACCAATATA ATATTTATTGACATTGTGGACGGCTCACGGACTACAACAGAAAAGATATTCAAGTACTTGGAAGAACGTGGCATCCTTCTGATGCAAGAAAAGGCATCAAG ATTGAGAGTTGTCCTCCACCACCAAATTTCAGCAAGTGATGTGCAATACACTTTGTCATGCTTTCAG CAAGCTGTACAAATTGAAAATGGCAACTAG
- the LOC11405591 gene encoding probable low-specificity L-threonine aldolase 1 isoform X1: MPHMAPPSLLETATVVEKMVTRNVDLRSDTVTKPTEAMRAAMASAEVDDDVLGYDPTALLLETEMAKMMGKEAALFVPSGTMGNLICVLVHCDIRGSEVILGDNCHINIYENGGISTIGGVHPRQVKNNDDGTIDIDLIEAAIRDPRGELMFPSTRLICLENSHANSGGRCLSVEYTDRVGEVAKKHGLKLHIDGARIFNASAALGVPVDRLVEAADSVSVCLSKGIGAPVGSVIVGSKNFITKAKRLRKTLGGGMRQIGILCAAALVALKENVGKLESDHKKTRLLADGLNEIKGLRVNPCSIETNIIFIDIVDGSRTTTEKIFKYLEERGILLMQEKASRLRVVLHHQISASDVQYTLSCFQQAVQIENGN, translated from the exons ATGCCAC ATATGGCTCCTCCAAGTTTACTTGAAACAGCGACAG TTGTAGAGAAAATGGTAACTAGAAATGTGGATCTTCGGTCAGACACGGTGACAAAGCCAACTGAGGCAATGAGGGCTGCTATGGCAAGTGCTGAAGTTGACGATGATGTTCTTGGCTATGATCCAACAGCTTTACTCTTGGAGACAGAGATGGCAAAGATGATGGGAAAGGAAGCAGCTCTTTTTGTTCCATCAGGGACTATGGGGAACCTTATTTGTGTTCTTGTTCATTGTGATATTAGGGGGAGTGAAGTTATTCTTGGAGACAATTGCCATATCAATATTTATGAGAATGGTGGTATTTCAACTATCGGCGGTGTACATCCGAGACAGGTCAAAAATAACGATGATGGAACTATAGACATTGATTTGATTGAGGCTGCCATTAGAGATCCTAGGGGGGAGCTAATGTTTCCATCAACGAGGCTTATTTGCTTGGAAAACAGTCATGCAAA CTCGGGTGGAAGATGTCTCTCAGTTGAATACACAGATAGAGTTGGAGAGGTTGCTAAGAAGCACGGATTGAAGCTTCACATTGATGGAGCCCGTATTTTTAATGCATCAGCT GCACTCGGTGTTCCTGTGGATAGGCTTGTCGAAGCCGCTGATTCAGTTTCA GTTTGCCTATCTAAAGGTATAGGTGCTCCAGTTGGATCTGTTATTGTTGGTTCCAAGAACTTCATCACCAAG GCTAAGCGACTCCGGAAAACCTTGGGTGGTGGAATGAGACAGATTGGCATCCTTTGTGCTGCTGCACTTGTTGCCTTAAAGGAAAATGTTGGAAAGCTGGAAAGTGATCACAAGAAAACTAGACTTTTGGCTG ATGGATTGAATGAAATTAAAGGACTCAGAGTTAATCCCTGCTCTATTGAGACCAATATA ATATTTATTGACATTGTGGACGGCTCACGGACTACAACAGAAAAGATATTCAAGTACTTGGAAGAACGTGGCATCCTTCTGATGCAAGAAAAGGCATCAAG ATTGAGAGTTGTCCTCCACCACCAAATTTCAGCAAGTGATGTGCAATACACTTTGTCATGCTTTCAG CAAGCTGTACAAATTGAAAATGGCAACTAG
- the LOC11405591 gene encoding probable low-specificity L-threonine aldolase 1 isoform X2 produces the protein MAPPSLLETATVVEKMVTRNVDLRSDTVTKPTEAMRAAMASAEVDDDVLGYDPTALLLETEMAKMMGKEAALFVPSGTMGNLICVLVHCDIRGSEVILGDNCHINIYENGGISTIGGVHPRQVKNNDDGTIDIDLIEAAIRDPRGELMFPSTRLICLENSHANSGGRCLSVEYTDRVGEVAKKHGLKLHIDGARIFNASAALGVPVDRLVEAADSVSVCLSKGIGAPVGSVIVGSKNFITKAKRLRKTLGGGMRQIGILCAAALVALKENVGKLESDHKKTRLLADGLNEIKGLRVNPCSIETNIIFIDIVDGSRTTTEKIFKYLEERGILLMQEKASRYCYASIYSV, from the exons ATGGCTCCTCCAAGTTTACTTGAAACAGCGACAG TTGTAGAGAAAATGGTAACTAGAAATGTGGATCTTCGGTCAGACACGGTGACAAAGCCAACTGAGGCAATGAGGGCTGCTATGGCAAGTGCTGAAGTTGACGATGATGTTCTTGGCTATGATCCAACAGCTTTACTCTTGGAGACAGAGATGGCAAAGATGATGGGAAAGGAAGCAGCTCTTTTTGTTCCATCAGGGACTATGGGGAACCTTATTTGTGTTCTTGTTCATTGTGATATTAGGGGGAGTGAAGTTATTCTTGGAGACAATTGCCATATCAATATTTATGAGAATGGTGGTATTTCAACTATCGGCGGTGTACATCCGAGACAGGTCAAAAATAACGATGATGGAACTATAGACATTGATTTGATTGAGGCTGCCATTAGAGATCCTAGGGGGGAGCTAATGTTTCCATCAACGAGGCTTATTTGCTTGGAAAACAGTCATGCAAA CTCGGGTGGAAGATGTCTCTCAGTTGAATACACAGATAGAGTTGGAGAGGTTGCTAAGAAGCACGGATTGAAGCTTCACATTGATGGAGCCCGTATTTTTAATGCATCAGCT GCACTCGGTGTTCCTGTGGATAGGCTTGTCGAAGCCGCTGATTCAGTTTCA GTTTGCCTATCTAAAGGTATAGGTGCTCCAGTTGGATCTGTTATTGTTGGTTCCAAGAACTTCATCACCAAG GCTAAGCGACTCCGGAAAACCTTGGGTGGTGGAATGAGACAGATTGGCATCCTTTGTGCTGCTGCACTTGTTGCCTTAAAGGAAAATGTTGGAAAGCTGGAAAGTGATCACAAGAAAACTAGACTTTTGGCTG ATGGATTGAATGAAATTAAAGGACTCAGAGTTAATCCCTGCTCTATTGAGACCAATATA ATATTTATTGACATTGTGGACGGCTCACGGACTACAACAGAAAAGATATTCAAGTACTTGGAAGAACGTGGCATCCTTCTGATGCAAGAAAAGGCATCAAGGTATTGTTACGCTTCTATATATTCAGT CTGA